One part of the Phoenix dactylifera cultivar Barhee BC4 chromosome 4, palm_55x_up_171113_PBpolish2nd_filt_p, whole genome shotgun sequence genome encodes these proteins:
- the LOC103708142 gene encoding protein CASPARIAN STRIP INTEGRITY FACTOR 1-like, translated as MGLMALRKATLLFIISASLVSFSLAGRQKKLMDESTAQVGDVAKDAPKEALDSEEAIVVHPRILTVKTNDYGRYDPAPALRKPPFKLIPN; from the exons ATGGGTTTGATGGCACTTAGGAAAGCCACTCTCCTCTTCATCATCTCAGCATCACTTGTATCGTTCTCGCTTGCAG GCaggcaaaaaaaattaatggatgaatccACTGCACAAGTAGGAGATGTGGCTAAG GATGCACCCAAAGAGGCTTTGGACAGTGAAGAAGCCATTGTTGTTCATCCCAGGATTCTCACTGTTAAGACAAATGACTATGGGAGATACGATCCTGCTCCAGCTCTTAGAAAGCCTCCTTTCAAGCTCATACCAAACTGA
- the LOC103708145 gene encoding abscisic acid and environmental stress-inducible protein TAS14 encodes MAEMRDKYGKPIPEHQGYGGAGTGGTYGTTGTTTTPHGVVHGQGGGQQQQVHLGKEEPHGGRHHRSGSSSSSSSSEDDGHGGRRKKGLKEKIKEKMPGGGHKEEEHGQTAEGQHEKKGMMEKIKEKLPGHHSEGSPH; translated from the exons ATGGCGGAGATGAGGGACAAGTACGGCAAACCGATCCCGGAGCATCAAGGTTACGGTGGTGCGGGCACCGGCGGGACTTACGGCACCACCGGCACCACCACCACTCCGCATGGAGTGGTGCATGGACAAGGTGGCGGGCAGCAGCAGCAGGTGCACCTAGGGAAGGAGGAGCCCCACGGTGGACGGCACCACCGCTCCGGCAGCTCCAGCTCCAGCAGCTCG TCGGAGGATGACGGGCATGGCGGACGAAGgaagaagggattgaaggagaaGATAAAGGAGAAGATGCCGGGCGGCGGGCACAAGGAGGAGGAGCACGGGCAGACTGCTGAGGGCCAGCACGAGAAGAAGGGGATGATGGAGAAGATCAAGGAGAAGTTACCGGGACACCATTCGGAGGGCTCGCCGCACTAA
- the LOC103708146 gene encoding protection of telomeres protein 1a-like isoform X2 has product MESGRSPARKASDLEGEMGPRGPSTAYFYLPLADALKMINVKVNLFAAVSEIREPKRSRGTDYVLTLKIRDQSYSAPGLSVNFFAESTTKLPHVRSTGDIISLHRVVMKIHNGEFYCVCNKKFSSFALFEGKTAESFRPYQASTEYKATDHDNEFLSQLRTWLLNYLHGAVLNEYSLQLNRIKIGHVFDLICKVLHLCETSNGEWVLFVWDGTDTPPVSFTMDLDNEGKTPSPLHVEEFSLSREVLHAFPRGGTVLRIFADKYFKEIPQLQGGGHWVKLCNIICELRSDMWKGVLQPSSKIHLLSDQDDTVLHRLKMYNDRITSNPKCQPFMSFPQPSDITDTDFRHAAFATLMDSLTYPEATHRCKCIVRVVAAYPWRAEDLRSPIDGHYRIRLTLEDPTTRIHAYVYREDGIQRMPGEIFWWLPNKQCTS; this is encoded by the exons ATGGAATCGGGTCGATCTCCTGCGAGGAAAGCTAGCGATTTGGAAGGGGAAATGGGACCGAGAGGACCCTCGACGGCATATTTCTATCTCCCGCTCGCTGATGCGTTGAAGATGATTAACGTGAAGGTGAATCTCTTTGCTGCCGTCTCCGAGATCAGGGAGCCGAAACGGAGCAGAGGAACCG ACTATGTTCTCACACTAAAGATAAGGGACCAGTCTTATTCAGCACCAGGGCTTTCTGTGAACTTCTTTGCTGAGAGTACAACAAAGTTACCTCATGTTAGGTCAACTGGCGATATAATCAGTCTTCACCGTGTTGTG ATGAAAATCCACAATGGAGAATTTTATTGTGTTTGCAATAAGAAATTCTCTTCATTTGCGCTATTTGAAGGGAAAACTGCTGAAAGTTTCCGTCCCTATCAGGCTTCTACAGAGTACAAAGCTACTGATCATGACAATGAATTTTTGTCACAGCTAAGGACATGGTTGCTCAATTATCTGCATGGTGCAG TTCTGAATGAATACTCATTGCAGCTAAATAGAATCAAGATTGGTCATGTTTTCGATCTAATTTGCAAG GTTCTTCATTTGTGCGAAACTTCTAATGGTGAGTGGGTGCTCTTTGTGTGGGATGGAACGGATACCCCTCCTGTAAGCTTTACAATGGA CCTAGATAATGAAGGGAAAACTCCATCTCCTTTACATGTTGAAGAATTTTCTCTTTCAAGAGAAGTCCTACATGCATTTCCTCGAGGTGGGACAGTCTTAAGGATATTTGCTGATAAATATTTCAAAGAGATTCCGCAATTGCAAGGAGGTGGCCACTGGGTTAAATTATGCAATATAATATGTGAGCTGCGGTCTGATATGTGGAAAGGTGTGTTGCAGCCTTCCAGTAAAATCCATCTTCTATCTGATCAAGATGACACCGTATTACATCGTTTAAA GATGTATAATGATCGTATTACATCTAACCCAAAGTGCCAACCTTTTATGAGCTTTCCTCAGCCTTCTGATATTACAG ATACAGATTTCAGGCATGCTGCCTTTGCAACATTGATGGATTCGCTCACCTATCCTGAG GCGACACACAGGTGCAAGTGCATTGTTCGAGTGGTAGCGGCATATCCTTGGCGAGCTGAAGACCTCCGTTCTCCAATCGACGGGCACTACCGGATCAGATTGACTCTGGAAGATCCTACAACAAGAATTCATGCATATGTCTACAGAGAAGATGGG ATCCAACGCATGCCAGGAGAAATTTTTTGGTGGCTACCCAACAAACAATGTACTAGCtag
- the LOC103708146 gene encoding protection of telomeres protein 1a-like isoform X1 produces MESGRSPARKASDLEGEMGPRGPSTAYFYLPLADALKMINVKVNLFAAVSEIREPKRSRGTDYVLTLKIRDQSYSAPGLSVNFFAESTTKLPHVRSTGDIISLHRVVMKIHNGEFYCVCNKKFSSFALFEGKTAESFRPYQASTEYKATDHDNEFLSQLRTWLLNYLHGAVLNEYSLQLNRIKIGHVFDLICKVLHLCETSNGEWVLFVWDGTDTPPVSFTMDLDNEGKTPSPLHVEEFSLSREVLHAFPRGGTVLRIFADKYFKEIPQLQGGGHWVKLCNIICELRSDMWKGVLQPSSKIHLLSDQDDTVLHRLKMYNDRITSNPKCQPFMSFPQPSDITDTDFRHAAFATLMDSLTYPEATHRCKCIVRVVAAYPWRAEDLRSPIDGHYRIRLTLEDPTTRIHAYVYREDGEKFFGGYPTNNVLASKMNMLLGITDGAGQACATRDPPWVWCCLKSYYLDKSNPWGTRRYRIFGTKLTG; encoded by the exons ATGGAATCGGGTCGATCTCCTGCGAGGAAAGCTAGCGATTTGGAAGGGGAAATGGGACCGAGAGGACCCTCGACGGCATATTTCTATCTCCCGCTCGCTGATGCGTTGAAGATGATTAACGTGAAGGTGAATCTCTTTGCTGCCGTCTCCGAGATCAGGGAGCCGAAACGGAGCAGAGGAACCG ACTATGTTCTCACACTAAAGATAAGGGACCAGTCTTATTCAGCACCAGGGCTTTCTGTGAACTTCTTTGCTGAGAGTACAACAAAGTTACCTCATGTTAGGTCAACTGGCGATATAATCAGTCTTCACCGTGTTGTG ATGAAAATCCACAATGGAGAATTTTATTGTGTTTGCAATAAGAAATTCTCTTCATTTGCGCTATTTGAAGGGAAAACTGCTGAAAGTTTCCGTCCCTATCAGGCTTCTACAGAGTACAAAGCTACTGATCATGACAATGAATTTTTGTCACAGCTAAGGACATGGTTGCTCAATTATCTGCATGGTGCAG TTCTGAATGAATACTCATTGCAGCTAAATAGAATCAAGATTGGTCATGTTTTCGATCTAATTTGCAAG GTTCTTCATTTGTGCGAAACTTCTAATGGTGAGTGGGTGCTCTTTGTGTGGGATGGAACGGATACCCCTCCTGTAAGCTTTACAATGGA CCTAGATAATGAAGGGAAAACTCCATCTCCTTTACATGTTGAAGAATTTTCTCTTTCAAGAGAAGTCCTACATGCATTTCCTCGAGGTGGGACAGTCTTAAGGATATTTGCTGATAAATATTTCAAAGAGATTCCGCAATTGCAAGGAGGTGGCCACTGGGTTAAATTATGCAATATAATATGTGAGCTGCGGTCTGATATGTGGAAAGGTGTGTTGCAGCCTTCCAGTAAAATCCATCTTCTATCTGATCAAGATGACACCGTATTACATCGTTTAAA GATGTATAATGATCGTATTACATCTAACCCAAAGTGCCAACCTTTTATGAGCTTTCCTCAGCCTTCTGATATTACAG ATACAGATTTCAGGCATGCTGCCTTTGCAACATTGATGGATTCGCTCACCTATCCTGAG GCGACACACAGGTGCAAGTGCATTGTTCGAGTGGTAGCGGCATATCCTTGGCGAGCTGAAGACCTCCGTTCTCCAATCGACGGGCACTACCGGATCAGATTGACTCTGGAAGATCCTACAACAAGAATTCATGCATATGTCTACAGAGAAGATGGG GAGAAATTTTTTGGTGGCTACCCAACAAACAATGTACTAGCtagcaagatgaacatgctactGGGTATAACTGATGGTGCTGGCCAAGCCTGTGCTACTAGAGATCCACCATGGGTATGGTGCTGCTTGAAATCTTATTATTTGGACAAAAGCAACCCATGGGGAACCAGGAGGTACCGAATCTTTGGCACCAAGTTAACTGGGTGA